CCGAGATCCGCGCGCCATCACCAATAGTCAGATGCCCGGCAATCCCCGCTTGCCCGCCGATCATAACGAAATCCCCGATTTTGGTACTGCCAGAGATCCCCACATGGGCCACGACGATGCAATTGCGCCCCAGCTTCACGTTGTGGCCAATCTGAACCAAATTATCGATCTTGCACCCGGCGCCGATTTCCGTATCAGGGCCGGTACCCCGGTCGATCGTGGTATTGGCACCGATTTCCACGTCATCCCCGATCAAAACACGTCCCAATTGGGGAACCTTTAAATGACCTTGAGGGCCGAGGGCGAAACCGAAACCATCCTGACCGACCCTGACGCCGCCATGGATTACCACCCTGTCCCCGACCAGGCACTTGGCCAGCCCGGCACCGGGGCCGATCCGGCAATGGTCCCCAATGACCACACCATCACCGATGACGGCGTTGGCTTGAATATGGCAGCCATCGCCGATCTTGGCCCGTCGGCCGATGATCGCGCCTGATTCGACATGGGTGTTTGGGCCTATTTCCGCATCATCGGCAATGATCGCCCCTTCTTCAACCACGTCACGAGCTGGCGGATCCGGATAAAAGGCAGACGCAATCATGGCGTAAGCCCGATAGGGATCCGGCGAAATCAACAACACCATGCCGCTTGGAGCCTTGTCCGCGTGGGCAGACTTGACCAGACAAGCCCCCGCCTTGCTTTGGGCAAAGGCAGAGACGTACTTGGTATTGTCGAGAAACGAAATTTCTTCCGGTCCCGCCGTTTCAAGGGGGGCAACATCCTTGAATTGGCGTCCTGCCTTGACGTCCGGGTTCAACGTCGCACCGCACAAGACCGCAAGTTCACCCAGCGTGAAGGGTCCCGCCCGGTTAAAAAAGCGTGGATCGGCCATGGATCAGGGCTCAACCGGCCACTGCACATCGACGGTAACCGCGGGTAATTTCTTATTGAGAAGAGCCAGGACTTCTCGATCAAGCTCCAGCGCCTTGGGAGCAATCACCACTTCGCGCCGACGAAACAAAAGCGAAATCCCCTTCTCGCTTGCCACTTCAATGATGGCCTCTCGCATGGCGTTTTCAAAGGTTTTCATGGCAACACCCTTGGCGGCCGATACGGCGGCCCGGTTGGCCTGCATATGACGCTGGGCCTTGCTCATGGACTCAAGAAACTCTTTTTTCTTAGCTTCGAAAACTTCGGCGGAAACAACACTGCGTTGGCGTCCCAATTCCGCTTCGGATTCGCGGAGCGTCTTCTCCACCGTGCGAATGTCGGTTTGAATGCGTTTGGCATGCTCCGCGACCTGGGAATCGATATCCTTGCGCGCCTGGGCGTCGCGGACCACGGCCTCCATATTGATCACACCAATCAATACTTCCATGCTGTTGGAAGCGGAATTGCCATCCTGGGCGTGGGCTTCCCATTCGCCGCTCAGCGGGACGGCCAACAAACCAATGAGAATAGCTCGAACGATCAAACCCATGCCTTAAAACCTCGTACCAAAGTTAATTCGGAAGGATTCCTTCTCATCGAAGGACTCATTCACAATTGGAAAACCAAAGTCGACGCCAATGGGACCCACCGGGGATTCCCAGCCAACCCCAAACCCGGCGGAAACGCGGATGGATCCCGTATCTTGGACCGTGGCATTGCTCGGCGAGATGCCGCCCAGACTACCAAAATCGCTAAATACCCGCCCTTTGATCCCGAATTCGTTGGGAAGTCCCACAGGAAACGTCAACTGAGTCGACCCTGTATACTTCCACTCACCGCCCAAAGCATCATCGGTCGAAGAATCACGCGGACCGATGCCCGCTGTTGCAAAACCACGCAAATCATCACCGCCAACGTTGAAACGGTCGATGAGGACCACGTCCTCGCCTATTCCGTATATATGCCCGACGGTGCCCTTGAAAGAGAGGATCCATTGATCATCCACAGGGATGTATTTGGCACCGCTCAAGGAGTTGCGAATATAGTGACGATCACCGCCCAGCCCGCCCAGATCATTGGAAAGGCGCACCACATATCCGTCCGTAGGCGAAACCTTGCTATCCCTACGGTCATAAATGAGGTTGTGGGTCAATTCCGACAGCAGGGTCGTCCCTTCTTGTGATTTGATAAAGGACGAAGCGGTGCTCTTGACGTTGGTCACCTCGGTTTGTTTGAGCGTATAACGCCAGCTCTGGCTCAATCGTTCGGTAATCGGATACCCGGCGCGCAAGGCGCCACCGGTAATCGACGTATCGTGAGACTGGGTGTCCTGCAGGTCCGTGGATGTATGGAACAGGTCGAAACCAGCCGAGACCTCGCGATCCAGGAAATAGGGCTCCGTGAACGACAGGTTCAGCTTGCTTTGCCGCTGGGCAATGGTCGTGGAAAGGCTCAGCTTCTGGCCTTTACCCAACAAATTGGATTCTTGAACCCCGATTTCCGCCAAAGCACCATTGGTGGTGGAGAAGCCGGCTCCCAGCGAAAGCGATCCTGTCGATTTCTCTTCGACCTCGACTTCAACGACGGTCTTGTCGGGCGCGCTCCCGGGGACCTGTTCGACTTCCACCTTCTCGAAGAAGTTCAAGTCCTGTATTCGCTGGCGGGAACGGCGCAATCGCGACTGGTTGAATGGATCGCCCTCCACCAACCGGAATTCTCGACGGATGACTTTGTCCTCGGTCCGCACATTGCCGTTGATATCGATGCGCTCAACAAAAACCCGGGCTCCTTCGTTGATGGCAAAATTGATATCAATGGTGTTGTTTTGCTTATTTCGTTTGATGTTCGGACGCACATCCACGAAGGCAACCCCCAGTTCCCCAACCTCATTGGTCAGGTCGGTCACGGTCTTTTCGATCTGATCCGCTTCGTACCAGTCGCCATTCTCGATTTCGACAACATCTTCCACGTCTTCGACATTGAAATCTTTGATGTTACTGCTCAGCGTCACCTGGCCCAATTCATATCGGGGACCTTCGGCAATGGTGAAGGTAATGAAGAAATCTTCCCGGTCCGGCGTCATCTCCGCCACCATGGACATGACCTGAAAATCCGCGAAGCCCTCGTTCAAATAGAATCGGCGCAGCAATTCCCGGTCAAAGGCGAGACGATCCGGGTCATAGCTATCTTCACCGGACAGGAACCGCCACCAGCGGGTTTCCTTGGTCCGAATTTCTTCACGCAGGCGGGAGTCGCTGAATTCTCGGTTGCCGACAAAGCGAATGCGCTCGACTTCGGTCGCCTTGCCTTCCGAAATCTCGAAAACCAAATCAACGCGGTTCTGTTCCAGCTGAATAACCTTGGGATCCACTGTCGCGGCAAACCGCCCGCGAGACCGATATAGCCCGAGGATACGCTGAACATCATTTTGGACCTTGGTCCGGGTATAGATGATGCGGGGGCGCAACGTTACTTCTTGTTCCAGATCTTTATCTTCAATCCGACGATTGCCTTCGAAGGCAATTCGATTGATCACCGGATTTTCGACCACTCGCACATAGAGTAAGGCACCGCGTCGCTCCAAACTCACATCGGCGAACAGGCCGGTCCCGAACAGCTTTTTCAGCGATCGGTCGATACGCACTTGGTTGAAGATATCGCCCTTGCGAATGAGCATATAGGACAGGACGGTTTCCGGTTCGACCCGTTGCGCCCCTTCCACCACGATGTCGCGGATGATACTCCCGGACTGAGCCTGGGCCGAAGACCCGATCAACCCACACCCCATGAGCAATAGCGCGACGATAGTGGCAAAGCGGTTCAAAACTATCCCCTTCCGAGCCCCAGGTTAGGAAACCAAGTCCTTGAAGAACTGAAAGACATTCATGTTCACCAAGTCGTTCCAAGTGGCGAAAACCATTAAAGCCAATACCAGAACCAGGCCAAAACGGAAACCGTATTCTTGGGCTCGCTCGCCTAAGGGCTTTCCTCTCAAGGCCTCAATGCCATAGAACACCAGGTGCCCCCCATCCAACATGGGAATGGGAAACAGGTTGATGAGCCCCAGATTCAGCGATAGAGCGGCCATAAAGAAGACCAAATTGGATAGCCCCCCCTGCGCCACGTCCCCTGACATCTTGGCGATCATCAACGGACCACCCAAGTCTTCCGACCCCCGATTGCCGGTGATCAATTCACCCACATAGCCCAGAATCTGAGTGGTCATGACCCAGGATTTCTCGAATCCGGCGCCCACGGCCTCCAGGGGCCCATAAGTTTCGGTTTCGATCTGGGAAGCGTCCGGCGACACGCCGAGGAAACCTTTTGATTCGCCGCCCACTTCCCGCGACTTGGGAACGGCGGTCAAGGTGAGGATCGTATCCTTCCGGCTGATCTGGAAATCCAGGTCTTTCCCGGGATTGACCTCCACGATCGCTTTCAGGTCGTCGAACCAGCGGACATCCTGTCCGGCGATGGATAGAATCTTGTCTCCACTCTCGAATCCGGCTTCGTAAGCGGCAGACCCTTCTTGCACGGTCCCCACCGCCGCCATGGGGCGCGGATGCCCCACGGCCCAAAACAAAATGGTCAACGCCACGATGGTAAAAGCGAAATTGGCGAACGGACCAGCCGCCACCACCGCCGCCCGCTTCCCCAAGGGCTTATGCTGAAAGGAGCCGTCTTTTTCCTCGTCGGTCATAAGGCGTTCGCCGCCCTGCCCGTCATCGGTGGTATCGCCCGTCTCGCCGAACATTTTGACATATCCGCCCAGCGGAATGGCGCTGACTTTCCAGCGCGTGCCGTGCTGATCGTTCCAGCCTTTTATTTCCGGGCCGAAACCGATGGAAAACACCTCGATGCGGACGCCGGACCAGCGGGCCACGAGATAATGGCCCAGTTCGTGAACGAACACCAAGACCGACAAAACAAACAGAAAAACGATGACGTAATAGGGAACGCTCCCGACGAATTCCATGGCTCTTTCCAGCTTTACGTTAAAGGGGCAACCGGCAGTGAGCCGCTTACCTCGTCATATGGTCTATTATTTCCTCGGCGCAACGGCGGGCCCAAGTATCCATGGCCAGCACATCGGGAATGGATTGTACCACCCCGGCGCCATCGGTCTCCATGGTCCTCTCGACCGCGCGGGCGATATCCAAGAACCCTATACGTTTGTCCAAGAAGGCCGCCACCGCCACTTCATTGGCGGCATTGAGTACGATAGGCATGGCCCCACCCGCCCGCAACGCCTCGCGGGCCAGTCGCAGGGCCGGGAAACGGTCCGTATCCGGCGCCAGGAAGGTCAGTTGGGCGATCTTGGCCAGATCCAGCTTTTCCACCGGCGCGTCCATGCGATCGGGCCAAGCCATGCTGTAGGCGATGGGCGTGCGCATATCCGGCGAACCCAGTTGCGCCAGCACGCTACCGTCCGCATAACCGACCATGGAATGGATCACCGATTGCGGATGGACCAGGATCTCGATCCGCTCTTCGGGAATCGGGAACAGGTGCGAGGCCTCAATCAGCTCCAGGCCTTTATTCATCATTGAAGCGGAATCCACCGAAATCTTGGCACCCATGCTCCAATTGGGGTGCGCCACAGCCTGCTCCGGCGTCGCGGCTTCCATGAAAGCTTTGTCAGCTTCGCGGAAGGGACCGCCGGAGGCTGTCAGGATGATCCGCTCGATCCGCTCGGGGCGTTCGAAATCAAAGACCTGGAAGATGGCATTGTGCTCGGAATCCACCGGCAGGAGGGTCGCCCCATGACGGCGGACCTCTTCCATCATCAGGTCCCCGGCGCAAACCAATGTCTCCTTATTGGCCAGAGCCACCACGGCGCCGCGGCGCACGGCGGCCAGGGTCGGTTCCAAACCCGCCGCCCCGACGATGGAGGCCATGACCCAGTCAGCGGGCCGTGCCGCCGCTTCGGTCACCGCTTCGGGGCCGGCAGCGACTTCGATACCGCTGCCGGACAATGCCGATTTCAAATCATCGTAGGCATCAGGATCGGCGACAACGGCCAAACGGGCACCGAGCTCCTTGGCCTGTTCGGCCAGCAGATCCACATTGCGGTTGGCGGTCAGCGCATCAACGCGATAGGCATCGGGGTTGCGCTTCAAAAGATCAATGGTGCTGCAGCCGATGGAGCCGGTGGACCCGAGAATGGTCACCGATTTGGGGGCGGGTGCGGCCTTTAGTTCCGTTACAGCCATGCGCCGCCGCCTCCTTCGGTCAATGCAAACAATAGAGCCAGAGCCAACCCGGCGGCCAACAGGCCGTCCATACGATCAAGCAACCCTCCATGTCCGGGGATCATACTGCCTGAATCCTTGACGTTGAAGTGCCGTTTCACCCAGGACTCGAATAGATCACCAATTTGCGCCACCACGGCCAGAACGCCGCTCACCACCATCAAGGGTCCCACGGGTGTCTGCCCCAGCCAATGGGCCGCGCCAGCTCCCACGGCCATGGCACAAGCCATACCGCCCAGCAATCCGGCCCAGGTCTTCTTGGGGCTGATTCTCGGCGCCAATTTCGGGCCGCCAATTGATCGACCGGCGGCATAGGCCCCGGTGTCCGTGGCCCAAACGACCCCCAGCAGCCATAGGAAGGCCGCCAGACCCCATCCGTCCGCGCCTCTGATCCAGACCATCGCCGCAATGGGCAGGGCGATATAAGGGATCCCCATCAGCACCCAGATTATTTTTCCTTGGACAAGACGAGCCCATTCGATCCCGAGCAAGGCCAGACAAATCACGGCCAAAATCTCAAAGTAAGGAGAACCGAAATAGACGGCCGCCAGCACGGGTGGAATCAAAACGACGGACGAGCCAATTCGCATCGCAAGGCCGCTGCCGCCCTTAGAGGGGGCCGCCTCGCCCTCTGTCTCCGGCTGGTGCAATGTCACGATATCGTCAGCTCCCGACCGCGCCGAACCGTCGCTCACGGCCCTTGAAGTCCATCACGGCCTTTTCCAGGTCATCAGCCCCGAATTCCGGCCAGAACTTTTCGACAAACAGGAACTCGGTATAGGCCATTTCCCAAAGCAGGAAATTACTGATGCGTTGGTCGCCGCCCGTGCGGATCAACAAATCCGGCTCGGGCATGCCCGCCGTATCCATATGGTCTGAGAAAAGGTCCTCGGTGATATCCTCGGCATTCAAGCGGCCAGCGGCCGCCTCGGCGGCCAAGCGTTGAGCGGTCGCCGCAATATCCCCGCGACCGCCATAGTTCAGGGCCAGCACCAAAGTCAGGCCAGTATTCCCACCCGTTTTGGTCTCGGCAATTTCGATCAGATCAACAATATCCGCCGCCAATCCCGACCGATCACCTATAACGAGCAATCGGACATTGTTCTTGTGCAAATCAGCGATTTCGCTTTTCAGGTGCAGGCGGAGCAAACCCATAAGGTCCTTGACCTCGCTGGGCGGCCGCTTCCAGTTCTCAGACGAAAAACTGTACAGGGTCAGATAGGACACGCCCAACTCGCCGGCGGCGCGCACCACCTTTTTTACCGCATCGGCGCCCTTCTTGTGACCCGCGGCGCGCGGCAGTTTGCGCGCTTTGGCCCAACGCCCATTGCCATCCATGATGATGGCCACGTGGACGGGCGGCTGCGGATCGTCGGGAATTTGCGGCGCCGGTTTCATCATCTAGACCTGCATGATCTCCGTTTCCTTGTGCGACAAGGCTTCGTCGATCTGTTTGACGTGACTATCGGTCAGGCCCTGGATCTCCTTGCCGTAGTCCCGGTGTTCGTCCTGGGAGATATCGCCATCCTTCTCCATGCGCTTGAGCTCGTCCATGCCATGTCGGCGGATGTTGCGCACGGCGATGCGGGCTTCCTCGGCATACTTGCCCGCGATTTTCGTATACTCAGTGCGGCGTTCCTCGGTCAGGGGCGGGATGGGAATCCGCACGGTTTGACCATCGGCCATCGGGTTGAGGCCCAATCCGGCATCGCGAATGGACTTCTCCACCGCCTTCACCATGCCCTTGTCCCACACCTGGACCGTCAGCATGCGCGGTTCCGGCACGCCGATGTTGCCCACCTGGCTGATCGGCATGAGGCTGCCGTAGGCTTCCACCTGCACCGGCTCCAACAGACTGGTCGAAGCCCGGCCCGAACGCAGTCCGGCGAACTCCTGATGCAGCACTTTCAGGGCACCATCCATGCGGTGCTCCGAGTCCTTTCTCAGTTCCTTGAAATCAGCATGTTGAGTCATGTGTTTCTACCCCCGTCAGTTCGGGTCTTCGATGATCGTGAAGCGGCCACCACCGGCCACAACCCGTGCCAGTTCGCCCGGTTCGTGAACGGAGCAGACTAGCATGGGAATATGGTTTTCCCGTGCCAGGGCGACCGCCGTTTGATCCATGACCCGAAGATTATCGGCCAAAACCTGTTGATAGGTCAGCCGTTCGTATCGCTTGGCATTCGGAACCTTTTTTGGGTCCGCGTCGTAAACCCCATCCACCTGGGTCCCCTTGATCAGGGCGTCGCAGCCGGTCTCGGCGGCGCGTAAGGCAGCGGCGGTATCGGTGGTGAAAAACGGATTGCCGGTGCCTCCGGCAAAGACCACCACTTCGCCTGCTTCCAGACGGGCCACGGCTTCACGCCGAGTATAGGAATCGCAGACCACCGGCATGGCGATTCCCGACATGACAGATGACGGCACGCCCTGTGCCTTCAAGGCGCTGGACATGGCCAGAGCATTCATCACCGTCGCCATCATGCCCATATAGTCTGCGGTCGTGCGTTCGATCCCGGCGGCCGCATCGGATAGGCCGCGAAAGATGTTGCCGCCGCCGATCACCAGACCTACCTGGGCGCCCAGGTCGCGCACGGCTTTAACCTCGGCAGCCGTTCGAGCCACTTCCTCGGAGTCGATACCGAAGGGCTGATTGCCCATCAGTCCCTCACCCGAGAGTTTCAGCAAAATTCGTTTATATTTCGGCTCGTCCGGCATGGTTTCTTATTCCGTCGCCTGTTTCGCAGGTCGTGGTTTATGGCACAGGCGGGCTTCCGGCGGAAGGCCCGTCGGCGCCCATCTCCCAGATTCCAGCCTCCACAAAGGCTGACGGCCCGGATCATACACA
The sequence above is drawn from the Magnetospira sp. QH-2 genome and encodes:
- the lpxD gene encoding UDP-3-O-(3-hydroxymyristoyl)glucosamine N-acyltransferase; this translates as MADPRFFNRAGPFTLGELAVLCGATLNPDVKAGRQFKDVAPLETAGPEEISFLDNTKYVSAFAQSKAGACLVKSAHADKAPSGMVLLISPDPYRAYAMIASAFYPDPPARDVVEEGAIIADDAEIGPNTHVESGAIIGRRAKIGDGCHIQANAVIGDGVVIGDHCRIGPGAGLAKCLVGDRVVIHGGVRVGQDGFGFALGPQGHLKVPQLGRVLIGDDVEIGANTTIDRGTGPDTEIGAGCKIDNLVQIGHNVKLGRNCIVVAHVGISGSTKIGDFVMIGGQAGIAGHLTIGDGARISAQSGVFRNIELGQTVSGSPAMPTKEHWRQVAMLAKLSKKKDL
- a CDS encoding phosphatidate cytidylyltransferase; the encoded protein is MSDGSARSGADDIVTLHQPETEGEAAPSKGGSGLAMRIGSSVVLIPPVLAAVYFGSPYFEILAVICLALLGIEWARLVQGKIIWVLMGIPYIALPIAAMVWIRGADGWGLAAFLWLLGVVWATDTGAYAAGRSIGGPKLAPRISPKKTWAGLLGGMACAMAVGAGAAHWLGQTPVGPLMVVSGVLAVVAQIGDLFESWVKRHFNVKDSGSMIPGHGGLLDRMDGLLAAGLALALLFALTEGGGGAWL
- a CDS encoding 1-deoxy-D-xylulose-5-phosphate reductoisomerase, whose amino-acid sequence is MAVTELKAAPAPKSVTILGSTGSIGCSTIDLLKRNPDAYRVDALTANRNVDLLAEQAKELGARLAVVADPDAYDDLKSALSGSGIEVAAGPEAVTEAAARPADWVMASIVGAAGLEPTLAAVRRGAVVALANKETLVCAGDLMMEEVRRHGATLLPVDSEHNAIFQVFDFERPERIERIILTASGGPFREADKAFMEAATPEQAVAHPNWSMGAKISVDSASMMNKGLELIEASHLFPIPEERIEILVHPQSVIHSMVGYADGSVLAQLGSPDMRTPIAYSMAWPDRMDAPVEKLDLAKIAQLTFLAPDTDRFPALRLAREALRAGGAMPIVLNAANEVAVAAFLDKRIGFLDIARAVERTMETDGAGVVQSIPDVLAMDTWARRCAEEIIDHMTR
- a CDS encoding OmpH family outer membrane protein: MGLIVRAILIGLLAVPLSGEWEAHAQDGNSASNSMEVLIGVINMEAVVRDAQARKDIDSQVAEHAKRIQTDIRTVEKTLRESEAELGRQRSVVSAEVFEAKKKEFLESMSKAQRHMQANRAAVSAAKGVAMKTFENAMREAIIEVASEKGISLLFRRREVVIAPKALELDREVLALLNKKLPAVTVDVQWPVEP
- the rseP gene encoding RIP metalloprotease RseP; translation: MEFVGSVPYYVIVFLFVLSVLVFVHELGHYLVARWSGVRIEVFSIGFGPEIKGWNDQHGTRWKVSAIPLGGYVKMFGETGDTTDDGQGGERLMTDEEKDGSFQHKPLGKRAAVVAAGPFANFAFTIVALTILFWAVGHPRPMAAVGTVQEGSAAYEAGFESGDKILSIAGQDVRWFDDLKAIVEVNPGKDLDFQISRKDTILTLTAVPKSREVGGESKGFLGVSPDASQIETETYGPLEAVGAGFEKSWVMTTQILGYVGELITGNRGSEDLGGPLMIAKMSGDVAQGGLSNLVFFMAALSLNLGLINLFPIPMLDGGHLVFYGIEALRGKPLGERAQEYGFRFGLVLVLALMVFATWNDLVNMNVFQFFKDLVS
- a CDS encoding isoprenyl transferase, which encodes MKPAPQIPDDPQPPVHVAIIMDGNGRWAKARKLPRAAGHKKGADAVKKVVRAAGELGVSYLTLYSFSSENWKRPPSEVKDLMGLLRLHLKSEIADLHKNNVRLLVIGDRSGLAADIVDLIEIAETKTGGNTGLTLVLALNYGGRGDIAATAQRLAAEAAAGRLNAEDITEDLFSDHMDTAGMPEPDLLIRTGGDQRISNFLLWEMAYTEFLFVEKFWPEFGADDLEKAVMDFKGRERRFGAVGS
- the frr gene encoding ribosome recycling factor codes for the protein MTQHADFKELRKDSEHRMDGALKVLHQEFAGLRSGRASTSLLEPVQVEAYGSLMPISQVGNIGVPEPRMLTVQVWDKGMVKAVEKSIRDAGLGLNPMADGQTVRIPIPPLTEERRTEYTKIAGKYAEEARIAVRNIRRHGMDELKRMEKDGDISQDEHRDYGKEIQGLTDSHVKQIDEALSHKETEIMQV
- the pyrH gene encoding UMP kinase translates to MPDEPKYKRILLKLSGEGLMGNQPFGIDSEEVARTAAEVKAVRDLGAQVGLVIGGGNIFRGLSDAAAGIERTTADYMGMMATVMNALAMSSALKAQGVPSSVMSGIAMPVVCDSYTRREAVARLEAGEVVVFAGGTGNPFFTTDTAAALRAAETGCDALIKGTQVDGVYDADPKKVPNAKRYERLTYQQVLADNLRVMDQTAVALARENHIPMLVCSVHEPGELARVVAGGGRFTIIEDPN
- the bamA gene encoding outer membrane protein assembly factor BamA, which codes for MNRFATIVALLLMGCGLIGSSAQAQSGSIIRDIVVEGAQRVEPETVLSYMLIRKGDIFNQVRIDRSLKKLFGTGLFADVSLERRGALLYVRVVENPVINRIAFEGNRRIEDKDLEQEVTLRPRIIYTRTKVQNDVQRILGLYRSRGRFAATVDPKVIQLEQNRVDLVFEISEGKATEVERIRFVGNREFSDSRLREEIRTKETRWWRFLSGEDSYDPDRLAFDRELLRRFYLNEGFADFQVMSMVAEMTPDREDFFITFTIAEGPRYELGQVTLSSNIKDFNVEDVEDVVEIENGDWYEADQIEKTVTDLTNEVGELGVAFVDVRPNIKRNKQNNTIDINFAINEGARVFVERIDINGNVRTEDKVIRREFRLVEGDPFNQSRLRRSRQRIQDLNFFEKVEVEQVPGSAPDKTVVEVEVEEKSTGSLSLGAGFSTTNGALAEIGVQESNLLGKGQKLSLSTTIAQRQSKLNLSFTEPYFLDREVSAGFDLFHTSTDLQDTQSHDTSITGGALRAGYPITERLSQSWRYTLKQTEVTNVKSTASSFIKSQEGTTLLSELTHNLIYDRRDSKVSPTDGYVVRLSNDLGGLGGDRHYIRNSLSGAKYIPVDDQWILSFKGTVGHIYGIGEDVVLIDRFNVGGDDLRGFATAGIGPRDSSTDDALGGEWKYTGSTQLTFPVGLPNEFGIKGRVFSDFGSLGGISPSNATVQDTGSIRVSAGFGVGWESPVGPIGVDFGFPIVNESFDEKESFRINFGTRF